Proteins encoded by one window of Pseudonocardia sp. HH130629-09:
- a CDS encoding arsenic resistance protein has protein sequence MLALLLFATFLAVPLVDLARAFTGARFLVTVLVANFVLLPPVAFGLSSFVADDRGLLLGVLLVLLTPCVDYVVVFTGLAGGARAQLLAATPLLMVTQLLLLPGYLWLAAGPEALAVVEVGPFAEAFVVLVLLPLAAAALVQVLHRRRPDGRVARVEGTAAGAMVPLMVATLALVVASQIADVGAQALTLLRLVPLYIVFAVAAVVVGLLAARVARLDVPATRATVFSATTRNSLVLLPLALAVPGPFALAPLAVVTQTLVELVALVVLVRLVPVLVPAR, from the coding sequence GTGCTCGCGCTGCTGCTGTTCGCGACGTTCCTCGCGGTCCCGCTGGTCGACCTGGCGCGGGCGTTCACCGGTGCCCGTTTCCTGGTCACCGTGCTCGTGGCGAACTTCGTGCTGCTCCCGCCGGTCGCGTTCGGGCTGTCCTCGTTCGTCGCCGACGACCGCGGCCTGCTCCTGGGGGTCCTGCTCGTCCTGCTCACCCCGTGCGTCGACTACGTCGTCGTGTTCACCGGGCTCGCCGGTGGTGCTCGGGCGCAGCTGCTCGCGGCGACACCGCTGCTCATGGTGACCCAGCTCCTCCTGCTGCCCGGCTACCTGTGGCTGGCCGCCGGGCCGGAGGCGCTCGCCGTGGTCGAGGTCGGGCCGTTCGCCGAGGCGTTCGTGGTGCTGGTCCTGCTGCCGCTGGCCGCGGCGGCGCTGGTGCAGGTGCTGCACCGGCGACGGCCGGACGGGCGGGTCGCCCGGGTCGAGGGCACCGCCGCCGGGGCGATGGTGCCGCTCATGGTGGCGACCCTGGCCCTGGTCGTCGCGTCGCAGATCGCCGACGTCGGCGCGCAGGCCCTCACCCTGCTGCGGCTGGTCCCGCTCTACATCGTGTTCGCCGTCGCGGCGGTCGTCGTCGGCCTGCTCGCCGCCCGGGTGGCGCGCCTGGACGTCCCCGCCACCCGGGCGACGGTGTTCTCGGCGACGACCCGCAACTCCCTGGTCCTACTGCCGCTCGCCCTCGCCGTGCCCGGCCCGTTCGCCCTCGCCCCGCTGGCCGTCGTCACCCAGACCCTGGTCGAGCTCGTCGCCCTGGTGGTGCTGGTGCGGCTGGTGCCGGTGCTCGTCCCCGCCCGGTGA
- a CDS encoding homogentisate 1,2-dioxygenase has protein sequence MAYYRRAGDVPPKRHTQHRRPDGGLYREELMGEEGFSSDSSLLYHVGVPSAIVDATPWDLGDQSLTENRPLVPRHLMLHDLESPDWKSVDVVTGRRLVLGNADVRISYVVAGEVSPLYRNAVGDEVVYLESGSATVETVFGALEAGQGDYVVLPRATTHRWVPTGSEPLRAYAIQASSHITPPARYLSRYGQLLEHAPYCERDLHGPTEPLLVEDTDVEVLVKHRGGPHGITGTRYVVPTHPFDVVGWDGCPYPYTFDVADFEPITGRVHQPPPVHQVFEGSGFVVCNFVPRKVDYHPLAVPVPYYHANVDSDEVMFYCGGDYEARKGSGIGQGSISLHPGGHSHGPQPGAVERALGVESFDELAVMVDTFRPLALGEGGRACEDPSYAWSWAGRGPGG, from the coding sequence ATGGCGTACTACAGGCGAGCCGGTGACGTCCCGCCGAAGCGGCACACCCAGCACCGACGCCCCGACGGCGGGCTCTACCGCGAGGAGCTGATGGGGGAGGAGGGCTTCTCCTCGGACTCCTCGCTGCTCTACCACGTGGGCGTCCCGTCGGCGATCGTCGACGCCACCCCCTGGGACCTGGGCGACCAGTCGCTGACCGAGAACCGGCCCCTCGTGCCGCGGCACCTGATGCTGCACGACCTCGAATCGCCGGACTGGAAGTCGGTCGACGTCGTGACCGGGCGCCGGCTGGTGCTGGGCAACGCCGACGTGCGGATCTCCTACGTCGTCGCGGGGGAGGTCAGCCCGCTCTACCGCAACGCCGTCGGCGACGAGGTCGTCTACCTGGAGTCGGGCTCGGCGACCGTCGAGACGGTGTTCGGTGCCCTGGAGGCAGGCCAGGGCGACTACGTGGTGCTCCCGCGGGCGACGACCCACCGGTGGGTCCCGACGGGGTCCGAGCCGCTGCGCGCCTACGCGATCCAGGCGTCGTCGCACATCACCCCGCCGGCGCGGTACCTGTCGCGCTACGGCCAGCTGCTCGAGCACGCCCCGTACTGCGAACGCGACCTGCACGGCCCCACCGAGCCGCTGCTCGTCGAGGACACCGACGTCGAGGTGCTGGTGAAGCACCGCGGGGGGCCGCACGGGATCACCGGCACCCGCTACGTGGTGCCCACGCACCCGTTCGACGTCGTCGGCTGGGACGGCTGCCCGTACCCGTACACGTTCGACGTCGCGGACTTCGAGCCGATCACCGGTCGGGTGCACCAGCCGCCGCCGGTGCACCAGGTCTTCGAGGGCTCCGGCTTCGTGGTCTGCAACTTCGTGCCGCGCAAGGTCGACTACCACCCGCTGGCCGTGCCGGTGCCTTACTACCACGCCAATGTGGACTCCGACGAGGTCATGTTCTACTGCGGCGGCGACTACGAGGCCCGCAAGGGCTCCGGGATCGGGCAGGGCTCGATCTCGTTGCATCCGGGCGGGCACAGCCACGGCCCGCAGCCCGGCGCGGTCGAGCGGGCACTCGGGGTGGAGTCCTTCGACGAGCTCGCGGTCATGGTCGACACGTTCCGGCCGCTGGCCCTCGGCGAGGGCGGGCGGGCCTGTGAGGACCCGTCGTACGCGTGGAGCTGGGCGGGTCGCGGGCCCGGCGGCTGA
- a CDS encoding FAD-binding dehydrogenase: MVLATGGIGANHEMVRRYWPERMGTPPSSMITGVPAYVDGRMLDIAADAGVRLVNRDRMWHYTEGVVNWDPVWPGHAIRILPGPSSMWFDALGRRLPAPYLPGYDTLGTLRHLRTTPDIAPYDHSWFVLTRKIIEKEFALSGSEQNPDITSGRRAAFLRERLLSKGAPGPVQAFTTHGEDFVVADTLDELVAGMNARTDAPPLDPALIRGQIEARDRQLANPYSKDAQVQGIHNARRSLGDRIGRVAAPHRILDPAAGPLIGVKLHVLTRKTLGGIQTDLHSRALDARGEPIPGLYAAGEAAGFGGGGVHGYNALEGTFLGGCIFSGRAAGRSLAGAL, encoded by the coding sequence GTGGTGCTGGCCACCGGCGGGATCGGCGCGAACCACGAGATGGTCCGCCGGTACTGGCCGGAGCGGATGGGCACGCCGCCGTCGTCGATGATCACCGGGGTGCCGGCCTACGTGGACGGGCGGATGCTCGACATCGCCGCCGACGCGGGCGTGCGGCTGGTCAACCGCGACCGCATGTGGCACTACACCGAGGGCGTCGTGAACTGGGACCCGGTCTGGCCCGGTCACGCCATCCGGATCCTGCCCGGGCCGTCGTCGATGTGGTTCGACGCGCTGGGCAGGCGGCTGCCCGCGCCGTACCTGCCCGGCTACGACACCCTCGGCACCCTGCGCCACCTGCGCACCACCCCGGACATCGCGCCCTACGACCACTCCTGGTTCGTGCTCACCCGCAAGATCATCGAGAAGGAGTTCGCGTTGTCGGGCTCCGAACAGAACCCCGACATCACCTCCGGGCGCCGCGCGGCCTTCCTCCGCGAACGGCTGCTCAGCAAGGGCGCGCCCGGCCCGGTCCAGGCGTTCACGACCCACGGGGAGGACTTCGTCGTCGCCGACACCCTCGACGAGCTCGTCGCGGGGATGAACGCCCGCACCGACGCCCCGCCGCTCGACCCGGCCCTGATCCGCGGCCAGATCGAGGCCCGTGACCGGCAGCTGGCGAACCCGTACAGCAAGGACGCCCAGGTCCAGGGCATCCACAACGCCCGCCGCTCGCTCGGCGACCGGATCGGGCGGGTCGCCGCGCCGCACCGGATCCTCGACCCCGCCGCCGGGCCGCTGATCGGGGTGAAGCTGCACGTGCTGACCCGCAAGACCCTCGGCGGGATCCAGACCGACCTGCACTCCCGAGCCCTCGACGCCCGCGGCGAGCCGATCCCCGGGCTCTACGCGGCGGGGGAGGCCGCCGGGTTCGGCGGGGGCGGGGTGCACGGGTACAACGCGCTGGAGGGCACGTTCCTCGGCGGCTGCATCTTCTCCGGCCGCGCCGCCGGACGCAGCCTCGCCGGGGCCCTCTGA
- a CDS encoding IS110 family transposase: MSEEIEAVPFAVFCGLDVGKPEHHACALDTAGKRVHDKALPNDETALRTVFTALAEHGRVLVVVDQPASIGALAVAVARSLGIDMAYLPGLAMRRIADLHPGQGKTDARDAHVIAEAARSMPHTLRRVGSDDETLAELSVLAGYDDDLAGQSTRLTNRLRDALLHIHPALERLLGPRLDRGGVQDLLAAAPTPAALRQLGESGIAELMRPRSPRLARTLPTQILAALDAQTLVVAGTAAFARVISGVAAQLRDVHVERGNLAAELEARLEAHPLGPVLTSMPGLGVRTAIKILTIVGDGSAFPTAGHLAAYAGLAPVTRRSGTSIKGETRSQRGNHALKSALFLSAFASLADPTSRAYYDRKRAQGKRHNAALICLARRRTDVLFAMLRDHTPYTPPTVTEPDPALAAA, encoded by the coding sequence TTGTCCGAGGAGATCGAAGCGGTGCCGTTCGCAGTGTTCTGCGGGCTGGACGTGGGCAAGCCCGAACACCACGCCTGCGCGCTCGACACTGCGGGCAAGCGGGTGCACGACAAGGCCCTGCCCAACGACGAGACCGCGCTGCGCACCGTATTCACCGCGCTCGCGGAGCACGGTCGGGTGCTGGTGGTAGTCGATCAACCGGCCTCGATCGGCGCGCTGGCCGTCGCGGTCGCCCGCAGCCTGGGTATCGACATGGCCTACCTGCCTGGGCTGGCGATGCGCCGGATCGCCGACCTGCACCCCGGACAGGGCAAGACCGACGCCCGCGATGCTCACGTCATCGCCGAGGCCGCACGCAGCATGCCGCACACGCTGCGCCGGGTCGGCAGCGACGACGAGACCCTCGCCGAGCTGTCGGTGCTGGCCGGCTACGACGACGACCTCGCCGGGCAATCCACGCGGCTGACCAACCGGCTGCGTGACGCCCTGCTGCACATTCATCCGGCTCTGGAACGGCTGCTCGGACCCCGTCTGGATCGCGGCGGGGTCCAGGACCTGCTCGCCGCCGCACCCACCCCCGCGGCTCTGCGCCAGCTCGGCGAGAGCGGCATCGCCGAGCTCATGCGACCGCGCTCGCCGCGCCTGGCGCGGACCCTGCCCACCCAGATCCTGGCCGCCCTCGACGCCCAGACACTCGTGGTCGCCGGCACGGCCGCCTTCGCCCGCGTCATCAGCGGAGTCGCCGCGCAGCTACGTGACGTCCACGTCGAACGAGGCAATCTGGCGGCTGAGCTCGAGGCCCGCCTGGAGGCCCACCCTCTTGGGCCGGTCCTGACCTCGATGCCCGGACTCGGAGTCAGGACCGCCATCAAGATTCTCACCATCGTCGGCGACGGATCCGCGTTCCCCACCGCCGGGCACCTGGCCGCCTACGCAGGGCTCGCACCCGTCACGCGTCGATCCGGGACCTCGATCAAGGGCGAGACCCGCTCCCAACGCGGCAACCATGCCCTCAAGTCCGCGCTGTTCCTCTCGGCGTTCGCCAGTCTCGCCGACCCGACCAGCCGCGCCTACTACGACCGCAAACGAGCCCAGGGCAAGCGCCACAACGCCGCCCTGATCTGCCTGGCCCGCCGCCGCACGGACGTCCTGTTCGCGATGCTCCGCGACCACACGCCCTACACCCCACCGACGGTTACCGAACCCGATCCGGCCCTCGCCGCGGCTTGA
- a CDS encoding lipase chaperone — translation MDVRTDTRPRDGRSRPRWRLPGLLAAVLAASTAVVLTVPSWTPAPPPQVATAASATAAGSAATPAPTTSAPAPAGAPVPAGPATVAPAGPAVPGPSLPVVTGADGTPVARPATDALFDGPADDPGDHFCSGSVVESATGDLVVTAAHCVADGDGTPARTGMSGPWLTGPDDSEILAVTGGYQQGGDSPDVSYGADLGPAAQAAYRSAGGTD, via the coding sequence GTGGACGTGCGGACCGACACCCGGCCCCGTGACGGCCGGTCCCGCCCGCGGTGGCGCCTGCCGGGACTCCTGGCCGCCGTGCTCGCGGCGTCCACCGCCGTCGTGCTCACGGTTCCGTCGTGGACGCCCGCGCCGCCGCCACAGGTCGCGACCGCGGCGTCGGCCACGGCAGCCGGTTCCGCCGCCACCCCGGCTCCGACGACCTCCGCGCCGGCCCCGGCCGGTGCCCCGGTCCCCGCGGGCCCGGCGACGGTCGCGCCCGCCGGGCCCGCCGTGCCCGGACCGTCCCTCCCGGTCGTCACCGGTGCCGACGGCACGCCGGTGGCGCGGCCCGCGACCGACGCCCTGTTCGACGGCCCGGCCGACGACCCCGGCGACCACTTCTGCTCCGGCTCGGTGGTCGAATCCGCCACGGGCGACCTGGTCGTGACCGCCGCGCACTGCGTCGCCGACGGCGACGGCACGCCCGCCAGGACGGGCATGAGCGGCCCGTGGCTGACCGGCCCGGACGACTCGGAGATCCTCGCCGTCACCGGTGGCTACCAGCAGGGCGGGGACTCCCCCGACGTCTCCTACGGCGCCGACCTCGGCCCCGCCGCGCAGGCGGCGTACCGCTCGGCCGGGGGGACCGACTGA